CTTCCTGCCCCTGATCATGCTCAACGACCCGAACCTCTACCCCATCACGGTCGGCCTCTCCTCCTGGGCCGCTCAGGCGCAGAACGGCGGCGCCGGAGCCAGCAGCGACATGCTCGCCCTCGTCGTGACCGGCTCCCTGATCTCGATCATCCCGCTCGTCCTGGCCTTCCTGCTGCTCCAGCGGTACTGGCAGAGCGGCCTGGCGACCGGCGGCGTCAAGCAGTAACCCCCCACAGCAACACCCCCCAACACCCCCTTCGTTCCGGAGGTTTGTCCATGGCGGATCTGCCCGCCCGCGTTCTGTTCGGTGCCGCCTACTACCACGAGTACCACCCCGCGTACGGCCCGGACGTACGGCCCGACGAGCAGCTCAAGACCGACCTCGACCTCATGGCCCAGGCGCACTTCACCGTCATCCGGATCGGCGAGTCGGTCTGGTCGACCTGGGAGCCCGAGAACGGCCGCTTCCAACTCGACTGGCTGCGACCGGTGTTGGACGGCGCCCACGAACGCGGCATCTCCGTCATCCTCGGCACCCCCACCTACGCCGTACCGCCGTGGCTGGCCCGCCAGTACCCGGAGATCACCGGCGAGCGGCGCACCGGCGAGCGCATCGGCTGGGGCGCTCGGCAGGAAGTCGACTTCACCCACCCCGCGTTCCGCTTCCACGCCGAGCGGATCATCCGGAAGGTCGTCGCCCGGTACGCCGACCACCCGGCGGTCATCGGCTTCCAGGTCGACAACGAACCGGGCCTGGAGCTGTTCCACAACCACGGCGTCTTCCAGCGCTTCACCGACCACCTGCGCGAGAAGTACGGCGACGTCGAGACCCTCAACCGCGAGTGGGGCCTGGTCTATTGGTCCCACCGGCTGTCCACATGGGCCGACCTGTGGACCCCGGACGGCAACGTACAGCCCCAATACGACGTCGCCTGGCGGGAGTTCCAGGCCCGCCAGTGCACCGAGTTCATCGGCTGGCAGGCCGACATCGTCCGCGAGTACGCGCGCCCCGAGCACTTCGTCACGACCTGTATCTCCTACACCCGCCCGGCAGTCGAGGACGACGAGCTCACCGACCGCCTCGACATCGCCACGGGCAATCCGTACTACGACATGCAGGACGGCCTGCTCCTGCCCGACCCGACCCCGGACACCCACGAGCAGAAGTGGAAGACCACCGGCGTCTGGTCGCTCTACCAGACCGCCGACTGGATGTTCTCCTCCCGCCAGGAACCGTTCCTGGTCACCGAGACCAACGCCAACTCCATCGGCATGGCCTGGGACAACCGCCCCGCCTACGACGGCCAGTGGCGCCAGGCCGCCTGGGCCCTCGTCGGCCGCGGGGCCCGCATGATCGAGTACTGGCAGTGGCAGACCCTGCGCTTCGGCGCCGAGACCTACTGGGGCGGCGTCCTCCCGCACAGCGGCCGACCGGGTCGTACCTACGCCGAACTCGCCCGGCTGGGCGAGGAGTTCAAGGCGGTAGGACCGCTCGTCGCCGGTCTCGAACCGGACGCCGACATCACGATCGTCTACTCCACCCCCAGCAAGTGGCTGATGCAGAAGCACCCGCCCCTGGCGACCCCGGACGGCGAACCGGACCCCGCCGCCTACCACCGCATCCTGGACCCGTTCTACCGCGGTGCCTTCGACGCCGGGCGCCAGGTCCGTGTCATCCACGCGCGCCAACTCCACGACCCGCGCGGCGAACGCGAAGGCACGGCCCCCGAGGAGGCCGTCCGCCGCCACCCCGTGCTCGTGGTTCCCGCCCTGTACCTGGCCGACGACACCACGCTCGACTGGTTCGCCGCCTACGCGCAGGCCGGCGGCCACCTGGTCCTCGGCCCCCGCACCGGCTACGCCGACCACGAGGCACGCGCCCGGCACGAACCGGCCCCCGCCCGCCTCACCGACGCGGCGGGTGTGTCGTACGACGAGTTCAGCAACCTCGCGCAGGCCGTGCCCGTGCGACCCGTGCCCGGCAGCCCGCTCGCGCTGCCGGAGACCGCGACGGCGACGCACTGGGCCGACGGCCTGACCGTCGCCGACGCCGAGGTCCTCGCGACGTACGAGCACCCGCACTTCGGGCGTTGGCCCGCCGTGACCACCCGCCGTCACGGGGAGGGGCAGGTCACGTACGTCGGCACCGTGCCCGGCCGTGATCTCGCCCGCGCGCTGGCCGAGTGGCTGGCACCGGTCGCCGGGAGCGGGTGGGGCGATCTGCCCGCGTCCGTCACGGCGACGACCGGGACCTCGCCCGACGGCCGTCGCGTGCACGTCGTCCACAACTGGAGCTGGGAGCCCGCCCGTTCGGCGGTCCCGGTCGATCTCGCCGACGCCCTGGACGGCACGGCCTTCCCCGCGGGCGCGGAGCTGGAGCTGGGCCCGTGGGACGTACGCGTACTCGTTTCCCCGATCGACGCGAAGGAGTAGCTGTGCGAAGAAGCAGAGCGGTGAAGGCGCTGGGTACGTTCGTCGGGGCCGCGGCGATGCTGGCGGTGCCCATGGCCACCGGTGCGCAGGCGTACAACCCGACGGGCGGAATCCTCTATCAACTCGGCAGCGAGCCGTGCTTGAAGGGGCGGGGCAACTGCGCCGTCTACCCGAAGTCGGCCCAGCTGCCCGGCGGGCGGCTGGTCGCGTCGTTCGAGAAGTCCACAGTCGTGTCGGGTACGGGCAGTGCCGACGGGCAGAC
The nucleotide sequence above comes from Streptomyces sp. N50. Encoded proteins:
- a CDS encoding beta-galactosidase → MADLPARVLFGAAYYHEYHPAYGPDVRPDEQLKTDLDLMAQAHFTVIRIGESVWSTWEPENGRFQLDWLRPVLDGAHERGISVILGTPTYAVPPWLARQYPEITGERRTGERIGWGARQEVDFTHPAFRFHAERIIRKVVARYADHPAVIGFQVDNEPGLELFHNHGVFQRFTDHLREKYGDVETLNREWGLVYWSHRLSTWADLWTPDGNVQPQYDVAWREFQARQCTEFIGWQADIVREYARPEHFVTTCISYTRPAVEDDELTDRLDIATGNPYYDMQDGLLLPDPTPDTHEQKWKTTGVWSLYQTADWMFSSRQEPFLVTETNANSIGMAWDNRPAYDGQWRQAAWALVGRGARMIEYWQWQTLRFGAETYWGGVLPHSGRPGRTYAELARLGEEFKAVGPLVAGLEPDADITIVYSTPSKWLMQKHPPLATPDGEPDPAAYHRILDPFYRGAFDAGRQVRVIHARQLHDPRGEREGTAPEEAVRRHPVLVVPALYLADDTTLDWFAAYAQAGGHLVLGPRTGYADHEARARHEPAPARLTDAAGVSYDEFSNLAQAVPVRPVPGSPLALPETATATHWADGLTVADAEVLATYEHPHFGRWPAVTTRRHGEGQVTYVGTVPGRDLARALAEWLAPVAGSGWGDLPASVTATTGTSPDGRRVHVVHNWSWEPARSAVPVDLADALDGTAFPAGAELELGPWDVRVLVSPIDAKE